The genome window GTTGATATTCATCGCGCCCAGTTCGACCACTGCCGGGTACGCCGAGAAACTGTGCCCGTACTCGGTGTATTCGAGGTGGTAGAGGCGTTTGTCGTCGACGTCGACGAGCGGGGTGAGGTTGGTCACCGTCGGGTCGTCGTCGACGGCGGCGGCGAACTCCTCCGCGGAGATTCCCGTCACCCAGACGAACAGCTGAATCACGCCCGCCTCGTCCGTCTGTATCAACTCGACGTCGGCGACGACGCCGGGTTCGGAGGAGAGTGCCTGCTGGAGAATCGGCGTGTCCAGAACGAACTCCCCGATGAGACTCATCTAGGCGCATCCAGTCGTCTCGAGGTAAAAAGGATGACTCTCCGACAACGTTTGCCGTGCGAACGGTTGGCTCCCGATACGTCGTTACAGATTCTCGCCCTGGTAGCTCCCGTCGTAGGTGCCGTCGTGGTCGGCCGCCGCGAGCACCAACTGCGCGATTCGCGCCCCGCGCTCTATCTCGACGTCGTGGTGGACTTCGAGGAGACCCTCGCCTTTCCCCTCGTAGCCGGCGTCCCACACCGCCGTGTTCAGCATGCAGGAGTTGCGCAAGAGCGACGACCGCGGGTAGATGAAGCCGACGTGGTCCTCCGGGATGCGGACCGTCTCCGCGTACCGGACGACGTAGCCGCCCGGCGGGAGGTAGTACGTCTCCGTCTCGCCGTCGGTCTCCTCGCGTTCGACCGCCTGTCGGTCGCCGACTTCCTTCCCGTCACACCCGATGCGACCGGGTTCGCGCTGTTCGAAGACCGCTTCGAGCGTCAGGTCGACGCCGTTCGGTTGCAGCTGCTCCGCCGAAACGGGCGAGACGTTG of Haloprofundus halophilus contains these proteins:
- a CDS encoding deoxyuridine 5'-triphosphate nucleotidohydrolase; protein product: MYRAGSFVGDNVSPVSAEQLQPNGVDLTLEAVFEQREPGRIGCDGKEVGDRQAVEREETDGETETYYLPPGGYVVRYAETVRIPEDHVGFIYPRSSLLRNSCMLNTAVWDAGYEGKGEGLLEVHHDVEIERGARIAQLVLAAADHDGTYDGSYQGENL